The following is a genomic window from Falco naumanni isolate bFalNau1 chromosome 10, bFalNau1.pat, whole genome shotgun sequence.
tttggtttggggtttttttgtgtttttttggttttgttttaaatcgAGGTTTAGGAATGTTTAAGTCAACATGCTACTCTCTCTTCAGAGATCATTATTAATCTAGGGAATAGGAAACTATGGGTAAGGGTGGTGAATGTGGGGCAGAGACTCATAGCAGCAGTGTCTGTGAACACAGGACCAAGCGTTACAGTTACGTGTTGTTTCAAGGACCACAAATTAGGGGCTCCACATACAGGAtactgctgccagccagccaggacAAATACAAATTTAACCATCTCGAGAGGCACAAAATACTTTTGATGGAAGAGAGGAgcttttaaagcagcattttcagaggCTTAATGAGTACAGGAGACAGCAAGTGAGGCTGAACATTACAGCGAGATAAGGTAGCAGAGAAGTACTGAGATTTGGGATACTAAGCACCAGCTGTACAAAAGCAGGACAGCTCAGGGGGCTGAACCTGTCAGAGCTGATGAAACTCAACTGTAACAAACGTTATGTCAGTAGAAGTCTCACATCTTACCCTACAAACAGTGTGCAAAGCAGCCAGTAAAGATGTGCAGCATTTTAAGTGCTAAACGAAGGGCTTCGTCACATGGCAGAGACCTGTGAACCACCCTGTTACAGTCTCTATTCCAGGCACATCTGTATCAGAAAGGCGGCATCAGACTGAGCCCAAGAGGAGCAACTACATCAAATAATTGGTCAGGAGGGTTAAGTTAAGAGGTATTTTAAAGTGTGGCTGACGTGGAGGGCATTCAAGACCAACAGAAACAGTGCAGACAGCTAAGATATAAAATCATAGAGCTCAAGTCTGTGGAAGGACAGGACATGAACATGCCAGCCACTATCAATCAGACCCCAGACACAAAGAGGCAAGGACATAATGTCCCGCTGGAAGCAAGAATGATTCCAGCTTGCTCATTAGAAAATACGCAGGAGAAGCCATTTCTGTGGCAGCAGAGGGTTAACTCACCTAGCCAGTCCTTCCCAGGCTCAGATTTCTAGAGCTGTGTGAAAGTCTGAAGATCTTTTTCCCCATGGGATTACAGCTCGCACAAAATCCATTTGTATGAAGGAACAACATGTTAACTTGCATTTGCTTCCACTGAGTTTCACTTGACAGAATATCCACGTACAGCGTTTTTACAGACCCTGTTCAGCTGTCTCACAATAGTGCCTGCTCTTTAGCCTTAGTGTTGAAAAATGTTGTCACTTCAATGGGaatcccttttttccctccagtaGATTGATGATTTCAGTACTTTTGTTGGGAGCTCAGCTCTTTGTTCTTTAATTCCTTCCTTGCTGACAGGTGAATAGCAGCTGCTTGGAAGATCTCCTGCAGTTCACTGAAAAatcccctttcctttctctacCATTGCATCACCTTTGCTATCTGGAAAGAATAACCCCACAGAGGCACTTTCTACTGCCTGCAATTAcaatttttacaaagaaatctTCAAAGATGCTCTCCTCATCACCCTACCTTCTTGCTTATCCTCTCTAATCCTGGTTAGTCAGGCTCACTGAATTCTCCCTTGGGTGCCTATTTTTAGTTAATTGCCTGCCCAAGCCCTGTAGATATCCTGCCACCAAAGAGCAAAGTGGATGAATGGCTCGGACAGAAGCACTTCATTAAAACTTCATGGGTTTCCATCTTTATctaaaattttcctcttttttgtaACTTACTTTTGTGTTTTTCCCGGTTCTCAGAGATGGGAATTGCCATCGGAAGCTGTGAATACGGTCCTGCCTGACACCTGCCTAGCAGAAGGCAGTTTGGTTCATCATGGTTTGCTGGACCAGGACTTGGGGAAAGCACAACTGTTTTCACTCATGTCACCGACCCCGCCACCTCTCGCCCTTTCTGTGCGCGTTTCCCTCTAAGGGGCCACAGCAATACCGAGCCTCCCTTGTAACGCAGCTGAAAGCTGACTGGGAAACATGCTGTTACCACTGACAACTTTCTCACAGGACCActgtttccctttcctcctaCCACCGTGTCTCCAATGTCAGCAGACTCCTCTCAGGTTCTGCTGTCCCTGCCATACACTTGCATCGGGCTCACCTCCATACTATTCCCACCACCCCACAGTGTACTCGCTTCATTCTGGTGAATAACCAGGATCCTTTAGGAATCTTTCCACATGTTTCAGCCACTCTGTAGCTCCAGGTGAGGAGTTTTCTCCCGAGCATGCAGAACTATCTCCACACAGTTTCACAGACCACTTGCCACTAAATGCTTTAGGCTGCCACAGAAACAGGTCAAGCAGAAATGGAACTGGCAATCAGAAATGATACCCAGAAAACATCACATTCTGCTTCTCACTAATCTATGCCACGAGGTTAGCTTAGCTTTCCTAtcaaaagtacattttatttcttaggTGCACAGGTTGGCTTGCAGGAGAAGACTGAAGCATCTTCCTCACTGTGCGTTCGTAGTTTAAGCTAGGTCTGCAGCCATCCTTTCCACCAGTGCCTAAATAATACCAGCACACATAAGGAACATATGTGACACAGGGGGAGCTCATCTATATCGAGAGATCCCAGCAACAAGGAAAGTTAAAGGCATTGCAGAAGATAAAGAGTAGGGACTTTGGAAACTGGGtgttttttattactattaaatAGGTCAGGTCTTCATTTTCAGTTAGCGAAAAATCCTCAACATTAAAGTGTTTTGTTAAAAACCAACCATCCCTCATTTTAACAGCTATCTTCACCTTCGTTCTGTTTCACATACTGTGTCTTTCTTTGAAACTACTATGCAAGTAGACAACCAGCTGTAATGCAGAATGTACTGAGACAATAAGGGACAGCTTTGCGTGAAGCCTGCAGGACAGGAACAGCTATGGCATCCATCACTCAGCACATGGGTCCTGGCTGGTTTAGCCAGGTGAACAGATCACGTACCTGTCCCGGCAGCCCATCTTCCTCTGCCGTTCCGTGTCTTACGCTTGAAGGTAACACACAAGCCTTGCTTATAGAACTCACCAGCACGCCCTGCTCCAAGGTGCAGCTGGAAATGGTACCCAAGCCTGCATACTTGAGCAGAGAGCTGGTGTCAGCAGCGGGCAGATTCTGTAACTTCTGCTAGAAGCCTGGCTTGAGTTTATGACTTCTCCTTGCCCTACTGAGTGCCTCAGCCTTGactgctttgtggtttttttctctccgCTCTAGTGACCCCTAGTATCTAGGAACTACTTTTAGAAAGGTTGTTTTGTAACATTTGTACCAGTATTTTCCTTAAAGGAGGatattgaataaaaaaaacctgcagatgTCTGCCTTCAAGGTGGTCTGACAACTGGGTGGTTGCAAGAAGGATGGCAGAAGGAACCCGTGGAAGCCACAGAGACGCCCCAGGAGCAATCAAGCTCTGAAACcgctgctggaagaaaagctaCTGAGTGGCCTTCGCAGCCATGAGTGCGCCGAGAGCCCTgtcccaggcagggctgccctgccGCAAGCTCTGCCACCCATCGGAGGCTGCAGCCAACCGGAGGGCAGCATTTGATCCAGAGCCGGCAAACATCCCGTTGTAGGAGAAAGAAAGGTTTGGGCTTTCTCAGCCCTGGGAAGCTGATGGGAGAGATGTGGTGTGTCTCTCACTGAGGCTGCAATTCACGCTCTCTTCTCGTGTGGGATCTCGCCAGGCCAGTGCCTGACCTCCCTTCCTGCAGCTACAGCTGCCGGAGCCAGAAGCTTCTCATTGTTCAAGCTCAACTGGTTTTCtaaaaaacaaactttctaGCACTTTTACACACAGTGAATAACCTCTTTTATGGAGTATTTTGGGAGGCATAAACAAggtttttaaattgtaaaaatgCTAAGTGCCATTAGGAAACGTACGGTTTATCACTGAAATGAGTTCTTTCATTGTCCTGCAAAATGAAGTTCaaattgaaagcattttttataatgaagttgtttattaaaagcatttgaattaTCTGCCCCAGGTGTCTTGTTAGAGGCCTTTTGGTTGCTTTGTTAAGTAAAGACAGAGTCATAAGGCAAGTCAAAGACCTAGTTCCCTACAGCAATCCACGCAGACTTTTAAGTTTCATTCAAGCAAAGAATTAGACCAAGAAAAGGACATGGCCCGCTGCTGGGCACGTAGTGACACCCAATCCCATTACCCTCTGTGTCCAACATTATTCTTGACAAAGTTCTGGTCACTTGGTTTCAGTAAAATTACTAGCCTGCATGGACAGGGATGGCCCACTCCCCCCTTCCAAGCAATCCCCACACATTCCGCACCCTATGACGGTGCTTTCACAAGGCGACAGACCAGAGCCAAGCCctacagccccagctgcagcagcgtgCTGCAGAGATGAAAAGGGACGAACAGCACCCTGCCCTCTcaggaatttcttttcagaacacaGTTTAAAAGCTGACAACCATTTTCAGGTTCACATGCTTTTCTAGGTATGAGCTAGGTTTCATTCTTCATGCAGCCACCGGTAACGCGTGCTCTTGGCCGTGCTCTCCCCCGAGCCGAGGGCTCCGGCGGGACGCGACACGGCAGCACCGCTTCCTCGTCTGTCTACAAATGAAAAGTTCAAAAAATTGTCCTGTTGGTGGAGCTGGagcctttctttcccttttgtaaGGGCAGTGCTATTGCAAAGATTTACCCGTTCCGAGTAAGTTATTTGCCTGCTCTGGTCGCAGCCACCCAGCAGCCCTGACCACCAGCGGCCCTGCAACGCATTCCAGCCCCGGCTGCCACATCCATTGCTCTGCTCAGCACAAGAAAAGCTATTTCACTGCCCCTCCCTCAGGACACTTGCTGCTCTCCCACCATGGACACCTGCCAGCAGAAAGGCATCACACTGACAATGAAGGTCCAGCTTCTGCAGAACCAACACCCCCCCAAAATACTCCACAGGGGAAGGAAATAGCAGCTCGCTTCTCAGCTGTACTCTCACCCGTTGCTCAAAAACACCACGTACTTGCCTGACCCTGCCAGCCCGTCAGCCATCCAAACAGTCCTCGGTACTGTGCAAGTCAAATAACATTGCGTACACAAGAGATGAGTTGCTGAAGGGGTCTTATCCTGTAGCACAGGAGAGCAGTACAGCAAGAAAGAGACCCAAATACCTTGACTGGTGGCATTTTAATTACAATGTATGGCAGTATACAGGACATGCCATGCTGGGAAAAACATTACTGCTCAGTCAAGTTTACCGGGAGaaaaattttacaaagaaaaccacagtgTATTCCAAGTTCCACTTCTGACTGAAGCTATGTGTCAAAGACCACACAGGTGTCAAACAGGCTAAGTGTTATGAAAAGAAAGTCTCAAGAGGTGGCTTAGGAGAacccaggaaagcaggacaaCAGGACAATGGCAGATTTATTTACAATTGAACACAAAGAATAcatacattaattaaaaattacaaagaatacagagaaaacactttggggaagggagagaaatcaATGCTGGCTGAGCCTCTccactggggcaggggcagaaaaTAAGTCAACCAAAGTCTCAGAGAGGGATCTCAAATCAGAACTGACGCAGGACTCCACAGCACAGTTGGCTCGCACATCCCCTGCTCCCTTTTTCCATCCTTTATTCCTAGCTGATTAGGCTGGCATGACAGGCAGCCGAAGAAGCTATTGGGCAAAGCTGGAAAGACTCGGTGCCAAGGAGTCAAGCTGCCTGGGAagccagctccctgcagggGGCAAGGCTGTTGATAAGGGACACAGGTCCTTGCGTGGACCTGGGGGAAAGTTACAGCAactggagttaaaaaaaaagccccaaaacacaCAAGAGTGCACATCAGTGCTGGTAACAGGGAAGGCTTTGGACAGTTCTGGGTTGGAATGGCGTCACCTGTAGCAGCTGGTCATTTGGAGACCTTGCTGCTTACTACAGcaagaagcaaaagcaaaacgTTTGTAGATCTCACTAAAAAACCTCCCCCCTGTAGCCCTGAATCCAGCTAGTCTGGGGATGGAAGAAGCCTTCACCGTAATGTGGAACCTTTTTCTggtaaatataatttaaatgagcaaaattaaaaaaaccaaaaaaccaaccaacctttaacctcttttttaaaaagagtttcCCATGGGCTGATTCAGGCATCaagccacagaaaaagagaggagcCCACTGCAGAAGAGCCCACATTGGCTGTCCCGGAGGGCTTGGACCATTTTGTGGAGAAGAAGAAGATACAGCTTTTAGGGGTGTACACTTTGTCTGTTTCCTGGAGGTAGAGAATCTaagaggaggagcagagagcagcaagagcagctggagcacagagCAGGTGGTGAGAGAGCCCGCTCCTGGCAATGGGAGAACTCCTCGGGGCCactccccatgtccccagccccTTCTGCAGGGCCTGCACACACCTCATGGCAGCTCAGGCCCAATACTGCATCAGATTGCTTGGCACTAAAGCAGTGGTGTCGAAGCCTTCTCTCCACAGGGATTCTGCACAATCCCAGTGGGGTTCCCGGGAAGGAAGCCTGCCCCATTTCCTCAcgcagctggagcagagctaaTCAACAAACCTTTGTAGTTACCTCGCGCATCCTTCCAGTCCTGTATTCCAGCACCAGCACAATCACATCACTTCCACCAGAACGTTacgtcctgctgctgctggctgcacctTCCAAAAGAGAGGAAACCCCACCCTCCCTCAGCCCTTCTAGTGCAGGCATCCGAAGTGGCCCATGCTGTCCAAGGCTGGAGGGATGGAGAAGCGATGCCGAGGGTTGCAATTCTCAAGCTCTCTCAGGGTGAAATTGCACTTCCCAGGCTCCGAATGGCACCTCCATCAAATTGTAAACAAGCCGAAGCCAGGGCTTCAATGGTCAGAGCACACCAGACTCACGCTGGCTAAGCCTTCAGGCTCCTTTTATTTTGCCATAGTCAAGCTCCCTCTTCTGTGTAGACatgaaggcaggaaagaaacccagtctgatatttttctgaagagtcTCCCTGAATCCTAGAGCACCCCAGGGGCTGGAAGAAAACGTTTTCACAAGTGTTTCCACTGCTGTCTGAAATCCATTCCTcatcaacataaaaaaaaaaaaaaaaaaaaaaaaaagatgaattaGCAAAAAGGGGGTTTACTTATACAGAGGGATAGTTCTCTGCTAAAAAAACTCCCTCGAATATGGAACAGGATAATAAAGTTAAAATGTAAGGTATCTACAGACCCCTTTTCCCCCTAGAAGTAGCCCAGAATCCATGTACACTGTGCCAAAGTTACATTCCAAAATGAGGagttatttatttctcttgtcATTCTCCCACtggattttgtttccttaaaagaGTTGGGAGAAGGTGTCCCCTTCATTCCCAGGAGGACACGCATTCAGAGGTGTCTACTTTCTGCTGGGTCTCCACATCTTCAGTCTATTTTCACTGCGGCATAGATCTTCCGGACAAACATGTAGGCTGCATAGAAGCCAATGGTGCCAGTGAGGAGCCAGAAGGACAAGACCATAAGGGCAGTGTAGCCAAAGTATAGCAAGGAGGGAATGAACTCAACAATATCCAGCTAGAacagaagagggggaaaaaaagcaaaatcaagtaCAGAAGTAACAAGGAGTTTGTTCCCCAACCCAGCCAGTGCCCTTGACAAGGCAGCATGTGACAAAGGGAGGAAACCCTCCACTCAAGGCAGTTTTGTCCAGCTGAAGAGAGACCCTCTTCGAGGTGGCTTGGAGAACACCGTGCCATACAGGTACTGTGGGCAGGGGCCTCGGGCACTCACAACCTTCTCTCCCCTCTGTTAGCACAGTCCACTGGTGCGCTGCCTCAGGCTGGCATGGGGACAGACCAGGACCAGGCAGTCTCaccatttcctttcccaaatcCCACAATCTCCTCTAGAAATGTGGCACTTTCATACGGAAGGAATAACAATACCTTGTTTACGAAGTAGAAGATGGCATAGATCAGCACGTAGAAGGCAGATCCTCCAGACACCAAGAAGGTCCTCCACCACCAGCGGTAATCCTGGCAGGGTGAAAAGCCTCATTATCCCACAGGCTTCCTTTTCCTGCATCACCATCTCAGGTTCTCTTCCTTCAAAGGAGAACCACAGTTTGGGGCTGGGGCACTACTTTGTCACAGAAGTGTTTCCAAACAAAGAGGATGAAAAGCTGACAGTGAAACAAAGCCAGGTCAGTATCACAGCACCTGATGCCGAACAGCATGGCTCACCTCTGGCCCCATGTTTCATTTCGTATGTGGATGGAATGAAGTCAGTTTCTTTAGGAACAGATATCAGCTCGAAAtaccctgctcccagcagaaTTTCTTGTATGAAACCATAGTTCCCAGCCTCACAGATAATCAAGTAGCTACAATTCTCCTTGAAGTCAAGAGGCATTAGGAGCAATCACGCTCATGAAGCTGGGCCATGCTAGATTtctgccaagcagcagcagtaacGTGACCTGTGCTTTTCCAGAAGCAAGTACCTTGAGCTACCGAAACTACAAATGTGGAAATCTCACCTCAGCACAAAGCTGGAAGTACACCATGACAATGCTGATTTGGGAGCACGATACCACCAGGATTATAAACACCAGGAAGAGGAAGCCAAAAAGGTAATAGAACTGGTTCTCCCAGATTGCCTGAAACAAAGACACAGCAGAAATTTGTTTCCATGCTACTGTGATCAATTGGTGAACATGAGACTAATTTCTAGCAGCTAACCCAAGGAAAACCGAGATGCCCCTCAGCCTCATGTAGATGAAATTGCAGATCTAACGCATTTCACAGGTTAATTCAGAAGAATCAGATTGCAAAAGGTGCCCAAAGACAGCTCTGAGGCAGTTCGTTCATTCCCCTTTATCTCCCTAGCAATGGAACAGCAAATGCCTCCCTGAccacagaaggggaaaaatgggcagcagctggaacaGTTCCTTGACATAAGGTTACAGTAAGCTTTCACTTTTACCACCATCCTTCAAATCACCAAGGAGAGTCCCATAGACACCTCCAGGTGGTTTCAGCTAAAGGACAGTCTGAAGAGACCCACAGCCCAGTCCTCTCTGGAAACAATACCaagcagcctggggaggaccTGCTGGCCCCTTCTGCAGGTACAGGAATAGGGGAGTGCTCCAGTTGAAGCCCCCTCCCTTTCAAAAGCTTTGGCACAAGAGGAATCCTATTCAGGAGCAAAGTGGGTTAAATGCTtacactgaaaatgaagaacagtTCAATGAACATAGCTCCAAAAGGCAGAATACCAGCCATGAGAATCCTatagagcaagaaaaaaaaaaatcataagcaGCACAATATAACTGTCTGGCCATTACAAGTCCCCTGTAACCACACAGAGTGCTCCTAGCAAAGCTCTACAGCTCCAGATTGCTAGAATAAATCTCACACAGTAAATGGCACAGCTGCTCCCACTGTTGAGCACATACCACTTTCATAAGCACCAGCCATTCCACATCACAATTATAAAGACTGTCTCTGATATCACATTACTTGAAGAAACACATTTGCCATCTGTCTGTGTCCAGAGAACAGCAGAAGATGATGTTCAGCAACCCAAGGAGactgaggggagggggctgaACTCACCGTATTTCCTAGACACTCACTCACCCAACAAATTTATTCATATACCACCTCTGCTCCGGGATCTGCCTGGGGATCTGATTTGTCCGTACAGGATTGTCATACGGCTGTTTGCGAAATCCAAAGTAGTAACCCAGGTAGACCAAGGGCAAGGAGATCCCAAACCACATGCAGAGCAAGGCCACCATGGTCGGGAAAGGCACCTGGAATCACACCAAGAGTCACAAAAGGGAGGCTGACAGCTCGCCTGCCCAAGACTGAAGTCACCAGCCAGACCAAAGCTCCAGTCAACCACTGCATTGACACCCACATATAGAAAGATACTGGGACACTAAGCAAGCCACCGCCAGCCCAgtccccctcctcccacccagCAGGCTCCAGCACGAGGCAGTACCTACCGCCCCAGAGGAGTGTTTCCCCCAGATGAAACAGTTCAGGATGAAGCAGATACCAAAGACGACACCCGGATACAGGGTAGCTGTCTGCAAGAGCAATCACAGGTTAAGAGAAAACACGTGACTAATCAGCCAGATGTTTCTCATTAACGAGTCTGTTGCTGCGACAAGGCACACATGGAGGAAGCatcccttctgctgcagcactaATACACAGcgggtgggctgcagggaggatCTCAAACAATCCTCTCGCTTTACCACAGTACATGCTCTGGTGTTCACCCTTCCACATACAGCTACAAGGACTCAACCCGCAGCAGATCTCTGCAGTACAGCCAGGCTGCGACCAGAGCTACCCACAAGTATGCGTGGAGCTTATCCACGTATCTCGCCATCATCAAACCTGGATAAAAAGCACAGGACACCACGATACTCACACAAAAGGCTCCCTTCTTCCATCGATGTCCTTTCAGAGTCCGATATAAGCGGCCAGCAAAGAATCCACCGAAAACCCTGGACAAGCcaagacaaagaaaattagCTTTCACTgttggggagagggagaggaggggcaggcaggacaGCACTGCTATGGGAATCAGTGGAGGCACCTACCCCATGAACATGAAGAGAAAGCAGGCGGTAGTCATCAGTGCACCCCGGCTAGAAGGCGACAGCATCCCCAGCATAGCAACAACTGTGGAGGGCAAGAAGGACAAAGAACAGCGGCTCTGACCTACGTGTGCGAGCCCGCATCTGGAGAACAGGGGCCCGTCCCATATGCAGATCACAGCTGCCTGGAATCTCTGCCTTCTGCACAGACCTCATTTCCTTCAAAGCATAACGCATCCTCAGCCTCCAGCACCGGCCAGAGAGATGCCACAGCTTTGATCTCAAGCTACGGACCACGCTTTGGCCTCAATTTCCGCAGAGATCTGAGCAGGTGTGGCTCAGAAGGCAAGACACACATGTGCAAAAGTCTCTCAGCACACTATCACCCAGGACTCCTATCTGGATAACAGGAAATATAAACACAGAAAGATGCCTTCTAGATAGCTGGGAAATGCTATCTAGAAACTCTGAAATGCTGAGCACAGGCCTATTGCCTTggtcagccctgcagcaggaagGAGCCTTATGCGACCTCACTCAAGCTAAGGTGAGCACAGGTTGAAGTCAACGGGAGCTACAAACACCCCTGAGCATCGTTCTGCTTCTTGTTACAGCCACCCTGTGCAACATCTGCCACTTACAGATGACAATCAGGATCATACAGAAGAGCTGAATTCCAGAACCCAGGAGAGAGCTGAGGATCATAGGATACTGTGGAGGCCTGAAGACATCTCCATGCACAAGTTTCCAACCAGATTCCTCCATGGTATCTTCCTGTAGCAACAAGAGGATAAAAAGGTAACGTAGATATAATACACCAGAGGAAATTAAGGTCCTACCACAGCCAGCCCAAGAGGTTAATTTCTCTGTATCTGGTTCTTCTACAGAATTTTATCATTCTAGTTAAGAAACTTCATTCCTCCTGGCCTTAAAGCAGTTCAGACCTGAACTGCCAGTGCACACAGCACACATTTACGGAACTGTCTGCAGTCATTACTGAGGTCTGAAGACATCTCTGCCATCGTACACAGACAGCCAAAGGTGCTGCGACAGCACAGGACAGAACTGCCCCTCCCATCTTCAGGgctcaaagcaaaacaagggcAAGAAAAGAGACAATACATCCAAGTCTTTAGACTAGATCTCTCCTCATCTGTGCTTCCCTCCCTGTCTGATCCCATCCCCAAGAACAAATGCATACAATGTCATCTTCCTTGTTGTAGTTGGCAATGTCCTTCCGGAGCGTCCGGATGATGATCATGCTGAGAATACCTGAAAAAAGCACAAGTCAAGTTTAACTTAAGAGGCTCCCACATGGCTGTGCCACTCTTATGATATGCAACTACATGGCTTCCACCAACACACAGTTCTGGCTAGGAGAGGAAGCCTTGAGCCATTTTCCTCAGCcttcagcaaagacagaaacaaaaccccaggaaGTAGGGAAGGTAGTATTCCAGCAGGAATGGGGCACTGTGGCTTTCctctgggttttgtggtttgttttttttccttaagtatGGACATGCATATTTGCATTAACCACATTCTACTCCCTCAGCTACCCCAGACAGAGAGCAGAAGTGGGTAATTGTCTGACCCCACAGAGTGCTGCCTGAACCGGGACATTTTATCTGCTAATGTTCATTTCCTGCCCCTTGTGATCAGGCTCAGACGTGGCCACATCCTCCTTGACCATCTGCAGCTGAGGCTTAAAGAAAGTTCCCTGCAGATTAATGGTAACGCTTTCTTCTCATCACCTCACtcacctgaaaggaaaaagacgACCACAACCGAGTTAATGATAGAAAACCAATGAATCTGCACATCGCTCATGGTCAGGTAGGTGTCCCAGCGAGAAGCCCATTTAATGTCACTTTcctgaaagaacaggaaagttCTTCGTATATCAGCACATTCCCAACGTCTTCCACACCACCTCTGTGACAGACACTTGGAGCACCAactgccagccagccaggggTAGCGACTTGCCAGCCAGCTTCCCATTACTCCCTCACCTCCCAGTGGACAGAGTAGGTGAAGAGCAACTGGTTCTCTTTAGAAGGATCTACTTCCTGAGGGGCAGAACCCGTAGCTTCAGGCAGGGTGCACATACTCTTCTCATCAGCCTTCAAGTCTGTAAGGGAAGACATCGCTCACACCAGGTCAGCTGATCCCTCAGGCACCACCTCCCCGACTGCCCATCCTGGCCCCAGGTACCCTTAAAGTGCTGAGCTGAAATTGCTCCAAACACTGCAGGGAAGCCCTCATTCCTTTCTCACCTGCTTCGCAGTTTGCAAAACTATTCTTCCCATTGGAAGCAGAGCACCATTAGCAAACTTTAAGGAAAGCTGTGCATAGGGCTTCCCTGAACTGGAAGGATAAAAGCCAGAGGCTCTGAAGCAGAGGATCcagaccacaaaaaaaatcctctgttcCACGATACGCTGAGAAGACCTC
Proteins encoded in this region:
- the TM9SF4 gene encoding transmembrane 9 superfamily member 4; its protein translation is MAISPAANRAPLPLTSAPTRGSKMAASAAMERLRYTLILLLLLHSTDSFYVPGVAPINFHRNDPVEIKAVKLTSSRTQLPYEYYSLPFCQPTKITYKAENLGEVLRGDRIVNTPFQVSMNVEKKCEVLCNFPNKPVTLTVEQSKLIAERIREDYYVHLIADNLPVATRLEFYSNREEEEKKKEKDVQFEHGYRLGFMDGNKFYLHNHLSFILYYHREDVEENQEPTYRVVRFEVIPQSIKLEDLKADEKSMCTLPEATGSAPQEVDPSKENQLLFTYSVHWEESDIKWASRWDTYLTMSDVQIHWFSIINSVVVVFFLSGILSMIIIRTLRKDIANYNKEDDIEDTMEESGWKLVHGDVFRPPQYPMILSSLLGSGIQLFCMILIVIFVAMLGMLSPSSRGALMTTACFLFMFMGVFGGFFAGRLYRTLKGHRWKKGAFCTATLYPGVVFGICFILNCFIWGKHSSGAVPFPTMVALLCMWFGISLPLVYLGYYFGFRKQPYDNPVRTNQIPRQIPEQRWYMNKFVGILMAGILPFGAMFIELFFIFSAIWENQFYYLFGFLFLVFIILVVSCSQISIVMVYFQLCAEDYRWWWRTFLVSGGSAFYVLIYAIFYFVNKLDIVEFIPSLLYFGYTALMVLSFWLLTGTIGFYAAYMFVRKIYAAVKID